A stretch of Mesoplodon densirostris isolate mMesDen1 chromosome 9, mMesDen1 primary haplotype, whole genome shotgun sequence DNA encodes these proteins:
- the SOSTDC1 gene encoding sclerostin domain-containing protein 1, which produces MLPPAIHFYLIPLACILMKSCLAFKNDATEILYSHVVKPVPAQPSNNSTMNQARNGGRHFSDTGLDRNTRVQVGCRELRSTKYISDGQCTSISPLKELVCAGECLPLPVLPNWIGGGYGTKYWSRRSSQEWRCVNDKTRTQRIQLQCQDGSTRTYKITVVTACKCKRYTRQHNESSHNFESVSPAKPAQHHRERKRASKSSKHSMS; this is translated from the exons ATGCTTCCTCCTGCCATTCATTTCTATCTCATTCCCCTTGCATGCATCCTAATGAAAAGCtgtttggcttttaaaaatgatgcCACAGAAATCCTTTATTCACATGTGGTTAAACCTGTTCCAGCACAGCCCAGCAACAACAGCACGATGAATCAAGCCAGAAATGGAGGCAGGCATTTCAGTGACACTGGACTGGATCGGAACA CTCGAGTTCAAGTAGGTTGCCGGGAACTGCGTTCCACCAAATACATCTCTGACGGCCAGTGCACTAGCATCAGCCCCCTGAAGGAGCTGGTGTGCGCTGGCGAATGCTTGCCcctgcctgtgctccccaactggATCGGAGGAGGCTATGGAACAAAGTACTGGAGCAGAAGGAGCTCCCAGGAGTGGAGGTGTGTCAATGACAAAACGCGTACCCAGAGAATCCAGCTGCAGTGCCAAGATGGCAGCACACGCACCTACAAAATCACGGTGGTCACCGCCTGCAAGTGCAAGAGGTACACGCGGCAGCACAATGAGTCCAGTCATAATTTTGAGAGCGTGTCTCCTGCCAAGCCAGCCCAGCATCACAGAGAGCGGAAAAGAGCCAGCAAATCCAGCAAGCACAGcatgagttag